A single genomic interval of Acidobacteriota bacterium harbors:
- a CDS encoding glycoside hydrolase family 172 protein codes for MKNIGTSILILLVIAFAAAAPAEAQSLSALTAPQEGRTMRATSGNPDNNDDYLVFARGETKTLAVLEGPGKITHFWFAPLSADIRYPRALVLRIYWDGATEPSVEVPFGDFFGAGNGMRAEVNSLPVKVSSFGRGYNCYWEMPFKKQARITVANESDRAGAELYFQVDWTQYEQAPPVTMYFHARYHQEYPPEMEKPYTVFAGQGRGHYVGTVLSSQNGIGHWFGEGDDYFYIDGEKTPSVLGTGTEDYINEAWNMRVHSGLYTGCTIFEPRSPDARVTAYRWHIQDPIIFRKSLTFTIERRGFIMNAKGEVVAESGSRPDNWSSVAFWYQDSIARPWCPFPPYRDRVNPEIVLHLPEVMAAMKHSDGVELQLLPYNRATWTKPWFRAKNATVGSWIEIPFEIKDPGRYSMSLFQTLRTDEGLWKVLIDGQEIPAVGESHIPGGYDVDLVRQLAPEAVNTVLDFYNVFRRDEHEDIIYGQRREAKIGLFEFKPGVHALKLVCIGANPLAVDPLTGKPGYNLAADVLSLRQIPFENMDAWVEKMLRMEKRK; via the coding sequence ATGAAAAACATCGGAACATCGATCCTCATCCTGCTCGTCATCGCCTTCGCGGCCGCCGCGCCGGCCGAGGCCCAATCCCTCAGCGCCCTGACGGCGCCGCAGGAGGGGCGGACCATGAGGGCGACGAGCGGCAACCCCGATAACAACGACGACTACCTCGTGTTCGCCCGGGGCGAGACAAAGACCCTGGCCGTCCTCGAGGGTCCCGGCAAGATCACTCACTTCTGGTTCGCTCCCCTGTCCGCGGACATCCGCTATCCCCGGGCCCTGGTCCTGCGCATCTATTGGGACGGCGCGACCGAGCCCTCGGTCGAGGTGCCGTTCGGCGACTTCTTCGGCGCCGGCAACGGCATGCGGGCCGAGGTCAATTCGCTGCCCGTCAAGGTCAGCTCCTTCGGGCGCGGCTACAACTGCTACTGGGAAATGCCGTTCAAGAAGCAGGCCCGGATCACTGTGGCCAACGAGTCCGACCGGGCCGGGGCCGAGCTCTACTTCCAGGTCGATTGGACGCAGTATGAGCAGGCCCCCCCCGTCACCATGTACTTCCACGCCCGCTACCACCAGGAATATCCCCCCGAGATGGAGAAACCCTACACGGTCTTCGCCGGCCAGGGGCGCGGCCACTACGTCGGCACGGTCCTCTCCTCCCAGAACGGCATCGGCCACTGGTTCGGCGAGGGCGACGATTATTTCTACATCGACGGCGAAAAAACCCCCTCCGTCCTGGGCACGGGCACCGAGGACTACATCAACGAGGCCTGGAACATGCGCGTCCACAGCGGCCTCTACACGGGCTGCACGATCTTCGAGCCGCGGTCTCCCGACGCCCGGGTGACGGCTTACCGCTGGCACATCCAGGATCCCATCATCTTCCGCAAGTCCCTGACGTTCACCATCGAGCGGCGCGGCTTCATCATGAACGCCAAAGGCGAGGTCGTCGCCGAATCCGGGTCGCGGCCCGACAACTGGTCGTCGGTCGCCTTCTGGTATCAGGACAGCATCGCCAGGCCCTGGTGCCCCTTCCCGCCCTACCGGGACAGGGTCAATCCCGAGATCGTGCTTCATTTGCCCGAGGTCATGGCCGCGATGAAGCATTCCGACGGGGTGGAGCTCCAGCTCCTGCCCTACAACCGCGCGACCTGGACCAAGCCCTGGTTCCGGGCCAAAAATGCGACCGTCGGCTCCTGGATCGAGATACCCTTCGAGATCAAGGACCCGGGGCGTTATTCGATGTCGCTCTTCCAGACCCTGCGCACGGACGAGGGCCTCTGGAAGGTCCTCATCGACGGACAGGAGATCCCGGCCGTCGGCGAGTCCCATATCCCCGGCGGCTATGACGTCGACCTCGTCCGCCAGCTCGCCCCGGAGGCCGTCAACACGGTCCTCGATTTCTACAATGTTTTCCGCAGGGACGAGCATGAGGACATCATCTACGGGCAGCGCCGCGAGGCGAAGATCGGCCTGTTCGAGTTCAAGCCCGGCGTCCATGCCCTGAAGCTCGTCTGCATCGGGGCCAATCCCCTGGCGGTCGACCCGCTCACGGGCAAGCCCGGCTACAACCTGGCCGCCGACGTCCTGTCGCTGCGCCAGATCCCGTTCGAGAACATGGACGCCTGGGTCGAGAAGATGCTCCGGATGGAGAAACGGAAATAG
- a CDS encoding glycoside hydrolase family 172 protein translates to MRATPFRLIATAALAAVLAAALAAQDLNDLMKPQPGRSMRASTGDLTENEDAIHLDKGESRTIILQGPGKIEHIWFIASSMDIRYPRAVVLRVYWDGSPVPSVETPVGDFFGVGNGMRADIDSLPVKASSFGRGYNCYWPMPFRREARIVVTNESDREPAGIFYQVDWVKWDQAPEDLLYFHARYHQEYPPQMGQPYTVFVGEGRGHYVGTVLSSQNAIGHWYGEGDDFFYIDGEKQPSILGTGTEDYFNDAWNMRVHSTLFTGCTVFEPRGIDARITAYRWHVADPILFSKSLRFEIERKSIIMNAAGQVVDDFKPRPDHWSSVAYWYQDGIARPWCPFPPYRERVNPEIVLHLPKVAATMTHSPGVELQVLPYNRATWTKPWFRVRNDAVGSWVEIPFDIKEKGRYSMSLFQTLREDQGIWKVLVDGREIYDAGESQISGNYSIDEVALIPKSKINKVLDFYNIYKKNEHEDYTWGQGRERKIGLFEFAPGRHTLRLVCIGANPSAVDAETGKPGYNMAADILSLRKLPFEHTDEWIDQVLKLEKGRI, encoded by the coding sequence ATGAGAGCGACACCGTTCCGCCTGATCGCGACGGCGGCCCTGGCCGCCGTTCTCGCCGCCGCCCTGGCCGCCCAGGACCTCAACGACCTGATGAAGCCTCAGCCGGGGCGGAGCATGCGGGCTTCGACCGGCGACCTGACCGAGAACGAGGACGCCATCCACCTCGACAAGGGCGAAAGCCGGACCATCATACTCCAGGGGCCGGGGAAGATCGAGCACATCTGGTTCATCGCCAGCTCGATGGACATCCGCTACCCGCGGGCCGTTGTTCTGCGGGTCTATTGGGACGGCTCGCCCGTCCCCTCGGTCGAGACGCCGGTCGGCGACTTCTTCGGCGTCGGCAACGGCATGCGGGCCGACATCGACTCCCTGCCGGTCAAGGCCAGCTCGTTCGGCCGCGGCTACAACTGCTACTGGCCGATGCCGTTCCGCCGGGAGGCCCGCATCGTCGTGACGAACGAGTCCGACAGGGAACCGGCCGGGATCTTCTACCAGGTCGACTGGGTCAAGTGGGACCAGGCGCCGGAGGACCTGCTGTACTTCCACGCCCGTTACCATCAGGAATACCCGCCGCAGATGGGCCAGCCCTACACGGTCTTCGTCGGCGAGGGGCGCGGCCACTACGTCGGCACCGTCCTGTCCTCCCAGAACGCCATCGGGCACTGGTACGGCGAAGGCGACGATTTCTTCTACATCGACGGCGAGAAGCAGCCGTCCATCCTGGGCACGGGGACGGAGGACTATTTCAACGACGCCTGGAACATGCGCGTCCACTCGACCCTGTTCACGGGCTGCACCGTGTTCGAGCCCCGGGGCATCGACGCCCGGATCACCGCCTATCGCTGGCACGTCGCCGACCCCATCCTCTTCAGCAAGTCCCTGCGGTTCGAGATCGAACGAAAAAGCATCATCATGAACGCCGCGGGCCAGGTCGTCGACGATTTCAAGCCGCGCCCCGACCACTGGTCTTCCGTGGCCTACTGGTACCAGGACGGGATCGCCAGGCCGTGGTGTCCCTTCCCGCCCTACCGGGAGCGGGTCAACCCCGAGATCGTCCTCCACCTGCCCAAGGTCGCGGCCACGATGACGCATTCCCCTGGCGTCGAGCTTCAGGTCCTGCCCTACAACCGGGCCACCTGGACCAAGCCCTGGTTCCGGGTCCGGAACGACGCCGTCGGGTCGTGGGTCGAGATCCCCTTCGATATCAAGGAGAAGGGGCGTTATTCGATGTCCCTGTTCCAGACCCTGCGCGAGGACCAGGGGATCTGGAAGGTCCTCGTCGACGGCCGCGAGATCTACGACGCCGGCGAGTCCCAGATCTCCGGCAACTACAGCATCGACGAGGTCGCGCTGATCCCGAAGTCGAAGATCAACAAGGTCCTCGACTTTTACAATATCTATAAGAAGAACGAGCACGAGGACTACACCTGGGGCCAGGGGCGCGAACGCAAGATCGGCCTGTTCGAGTTTGCGCCGGGCAGGCACACGCTCCGGCTCGTCTGCATCGGCGCCAACCCCTCGGCCGTCGACGCGGAGACCGGCAAGCCCGGGTACAATATGGCCGCCGACATCCTGTCCCTGCGGAAGCTCCCCTTTGAGCACACGGACGAGTGGATCGACCAGGTGCTCAAGCTGGAAAAGGGCCGTATATAG
- a CDS encoding GWxTD domain-containing protein, which produces MRRSVPFGQVAVRLAAAGLAATALLSLAPLFPQTKPSALPERYRAWLDEDVVYIVTPNERSVFLDLSTDRQRDLFIEAFWKHRDPSPGTDANEARDEHQRRLAYVNRMYRGAGKPGWQTDRGKVYLILGPPRTARSFPGISTVYESEVWSYEGLETPGIPTDINLLFFKKNGMGDLVLYDPAGDGPWSLMSNYEGDTGQYLDSYEALSLIEPELAKASISFVPGETVVHMPSLMSMTILQNLDSAAYRAVEDTYARKFREYKDVVEVEYTANYIDSGSMLQVLQDASGTSFVHYLIEPAGVSVGSAQSRVTTDLVFNGILTDRLGRTVFQFEKKVPLSFTAEQFEKLRQRPLSFSGIFPVLPGEYRLAVLMKNAVSKEFTSLERTIKVEAAGAAPRLSPLILAFNAARLSPAPAGPKPYVVRDLQLYCQPGDTFLTRERLYAHTQALGLSPQMRSSGSLRFTLESDEGIVAAKVQPLARPGDIDFVEVFPLETVKPGYYRIVAALLDGNGQEIGRQIKDFQVSGVGYLPRPWVISQSVMDGAPASLTDNILGRQWAAAGDQARAAVLLERACRASPGIRSFALDLARTYLVQKRMSDVLAVLEPYVPEAEKDFDLGCLLADARRILGRHAEALELYQALLSSFGLNARVLNGIAESRLSLGDRAAAIAAWKKSLEIDPSQATLKDRIAEAEKRR; this is translated from the coding sequence ATGCGACGTTCAGTCCCCTTCGGCCAGGTTGCCGTCCGTCTCGCGGCCGCCGGCCTGGCCGCGACCGCCCTGCTGAGCCTGGCTCCCCTCTTCCCGCAGACGAAGCCCTCGGCCCTGCCCGAGCGCTACCGGGCCTGGCTCGATGAGGACGTCGTCTACATCGTCACGCCCAACGAGCGCAGCGTTTTCCTCGATCTTTCGACCGACCGCCAGAGAGACCTCTTCATCGAGGCTTTCTGGAAGCACCGCGATCCGTCCCCGGGCACGGACGCGAACGAGGCCCGCGACGAGCACCAAAGGCGACTGGCCTACGTCAATCGCATGTACCGGGGCGCCGGCAAGCCGGGCTGGCAGACTGACCGGGGAAAGGTCTATCTCATCCTCGGTCCGCCGCGGACCGCGCGATCGTTCCCCGGCATCTCGACCGTCTATGAATCAGAGGTCTGGTCCTACGAGGGCCTCGAGACCCCCGGCATCCCGACGGACATCAATCTGCTTTTTTTCAAGAAGAACGGCATGGGCGACCTGGTCCTCTACGACCCGGCCGGGGACGGCCCCTGGAGCCTGATGTCCAATTACGAGGGCGACACCGGACAATACCTAGATTCCTACGAAGCATTGAGCCTGATCGAGCCCGAGCTGGCCAAGGCCTCGATCTCCTTCGTCCCGGGCGAGACGGTCGTGCACATGCCATCCCTCATGTCGATGACCATCCTGCAGAACCTCGACTCCGCCGCCTACCGGGCGGTCGAGGATACGTACGCCCGGAAATTCCGCGAATACAAGGACGTCGTCGAGGTCGAATACACGGCCAACTACATCGACAGCGGCTCGATGCTCCAGGTCCTTCAGGATGCGTCCGGGACGTCCTTTGTCCACTACCTGATCGAGCCGGCGGGCGTCTCCGTGGGCAGCGCCCAGAGCCGGGTCACGACGGACCTGGTCTTCAACGGCATCCTGACTGACCGCCTGGGCCGGACCGTCTTCCAGTTCGAGAAGAAGGTCCCGCTCAGCTTCACCGCCGAGCAGTTCGAGAAACTGCGGCAGCGGCCGCTCAGTTTCTCGGGCATCTTCCCCGTCTTGCCCGGCGAATACCGGCTGGCAGTCCTGATGAAGAACGCCGTCTCCAAGGAGTTCACCTCCCTCGAGCGGACGATCAAGGTCGAGGCCGCCGGGGCGGCGCCGCGGCTCTCGCCGCTCATCCTCGCGTTCAACGCCGCCCGCCTGTCGCCGGCACCGGCCGGTCCCAAGCCCTATGTGGTGCGGGACCTTCAGCTCTATTGCCAGCCGGGCGACACGTTCCTGACAAGGGAGCGTCTTTATGCCCATACGCAGGCCCTCGGCCTGTCCCCGCAGATGCGTTCGAGCGGAAGCCTCAGGTTCACGCTGGAATCGGACGAGGGAATCGTCGCGGCCAAGGTCCAGCCGCTGGCCCGTCCGGGCGACATCGACTTCGTCGAGGTCTTCCCGCTGGAGACGGTCAAGCCGGGATACTACCGGATCGTCGCCGCGCTCCTCGACGGGAACGGGCAGGAGATCGGCCGGCAAATCAAGGACTTCCAAGTTTCGGGGGTGGGCTATCTCCCGAGGCCCTGGGTGATCAGCCAATCCGTAATGGACGGCGCGCCGGCGTCGCTCACCGACAACATCCTGGGACGTCAATGGGCCGCCGCCGGCGATCAAGCCAGGGCCGCCGTTCTTCTTGAGCGCGCCTGCAGGGCCAGCCCGGGTATCCGCTCGTTCGCTCTCGACCTGGCCCGGACGTACCTCGTCCAGAAGCGGATGAGCGACGTCCTGGCCGTCCTCGAGCCCTACGTGCCGGAGGCGGAGAAGGATTTCGATCTCGGCTGCCTCCTGGCGGACGCGCGCCGGATCCTGGGACGGCACGCCGAGGCCCTCGAACTCTATCAGGCGCTTCTTTCGTCCTTCGGCCTGAACGCCCGGGTGCTCAACGGCATTGCCGAGAGCCGGCTCAGCCTCGGCGACCGGGCCGCGGCGATCGCCGCGTGGAAGAAGTCGCTGGAGATCGATCCCTCACAGGCGACCCTCAAGGACCGCATTGCCGAGGCCGAGAAACGCCGCTAG
- a CDS encoding M28 family peptidase, translated as MISRAFPVTIVCLVAAALSCGSQPGIKAAKAEFDAASAYGFVKAQVDLGPRVPGTPAHAACAEWFVKTLRQWTPDVVVQEFKARAFDGRPLEGKNIVASFNAGAGDRVLLCAHWDSRPFADHDPDPANHFRPVMGANDGASGAGVLLEVARCLALRKPAVGVDIVLLDLEDFGEHANWRGRSSEDSWGLGSQYWARNPHRDGYRARFGILLDMVGDRGAVFPMEGESLSFAPAVVKMVWETARGLGLGKYFIESESDPLVDDHVYINRFARIPTIDIIDYDAGRGGFPKSWHTAGDTLDKIDKNTLAAVGRTVLAVVYQEK; from the coding sequence ATGATCAGCAGAGCATTTCCTGTCACCATCGTCTGTCTCGTGGCCGCCGCTCTTTCCTGCGGCAGCCAGCCGGGGATCAAAGCGGCCAAAGCGGAGTTCGACGCGGCCTCGGCTTACGGCTTCGTGAAAGCCCAGGTCGATCTCGGGCCGCGCGTGCCCGGCACGCCGGCGCACGCCGCCTGCGCCGAATGGTTCGTCAAGACGCTGCGGCAGTGGACGCCCGACGTCGTCGTCCAGGAGTTCAAGGCCCGGGCCTTCGACGGGCGGCCCCTCGAGGGGAAGAACATCGTCGCCTCGTTCAACGCGGGGGCCGGGGACCGGGTCCTGCTCTGCGCCCACTGGGACTCCCGGCCGTTCGCGGACCACGACCCCGATCCGGCCAACCATTTCCGGCCGGTCATGGGCGCCAACGACGGCGCCAGCGGCGCCGGGGTCCTGCTCGAGGTCGCCCGGTGTCTCGCGCTGAGGAAGCCCGCCGTCGGGGTCGATATCGTGCTCCTCGACCTGGAGGACTTCGGCGAGCACGCCAACTGGCGCGGCCGCTCCTCCGAGGACAGCTGGGGCCTCGGCTCGCAGTACTGGGCCAGGAACCCGCACCGGGACGGCTACCGGGCCCGCTTCGGCATCCTGCTCGACATGGTCGGTGACCGCGGGGCGGTCTTCCCGATGGAAGGGGAGTCGCTGTCTTTCGCCCCGGCCGTCGTCAAGATGGTCTGGGAGACGGCCCGCGGCCTCGGCTTGGGGAAATACTTCATCGAGAGCGAATCCGACCCGCTCGTCGACGACCACGTCTACATCAACCGCTTTGCCCGCATCCCGACCATCGACATCATCGATTATGACGCCGGGCGCGGCGGCTTCCCCAAGAGCTGGCACACCGCCGGCGATACCCTGGACAAGATCGACAAGAACACCCTGGCGGCGGTCGGACGGACCGTCCTGGCCGTCGTATATCAAGAGAAATAG